In a single window of the Labrus mixtus chromosome 20, fLabMix1.1, whole genome shotgun sequence genome:
- the mreg gene encoding melanoregulin, with translation MGSAFKRFCMQFCCCCCCAADEADEDEKQPLVPQDPLEYFNREVQKRRDEETNLWSTPGDRSHSERDDDRVLYGLLQARTKTRMGSTGYRRLSVDIEAMRDTRREVREKWKTILENLGFMTEAESLLTVSAGASHDRMRNAPAARAMLQALHTETSIFFSGEPPPERYLFILDRLIYLDIAEDFLAKAKRFFPPTDGSDEETPGLSINLPLLLARVEQAMNGRDEEDGEDQSDIEDGNLSDRS, from the exons ATGGGTTCAGCCTTTAAGAGGTTCTGCATGcagttctgctgctgctgctgctgtgctgctgatgAAGCCGATGAAGATGAAAAGCAACCTTTAGTACC TCAGGACCCGTTGGAGTATTTTAACCGTGAGGTCCAGAAGCGACGCGATGAGGAGACCAACTTGTGGAGTACGCCAGGAGACCGCAGCCACTCGGAGCGAGACGATGACCGGGTCCTTTACGGCCTGCTGCAGGCCAGGACCAAGACCCGCATGGGATCAACG gGCTATCGCCGTCTAAGTGTGGACATCGAGGCCATGAGAGATACTCGTCGAGAAGTCAGAGAGAAATGGAAGACCATCTTGGAGAATTTAG GTTTCATGACGGAGGCAGAATCCCTGCTGACGGTGTCTGCTGGGGCATCACATGACCGCATGCGTAACGCCCCTGCAGCACGTGCCATGCTGCAGGCGCTTCATACTGAGACCTCTATCTTTTTCAGCGGAGAGCCACCGCCAGAGAGATATCTATTCATCCTG GACCGCCTCATATACCTAGATATCGCTGAAGATTTTCTGGCAAAGGCAAAGCGCTTCTTTCCTCCAACTGATGGTTCCGATGAGGAGACCCCCGGCCTTTCCATAAACCTGCCACTGCTGCTGGCCAGAGTAGAACAAGCCATGAACGGACGAGATGAAGAAGACGGTGAGGATCAAAGCGATATAGAGGATGGAAACTTGAGTGACAGATCCTAA
- the stard3 gene encoding stAR-related lipid transfer protein 3 → MPGGDYGELGGNLPAIASLNASYSTSLSLPSPYLLVPPAERKAISDVRRTFCLFVTFDLLFISLLWIIELNISSSIWASLEKEVVQYNYRSSFFDIFLLAVFRFLCLQVGYAAFRLKHWWVIAITTLVTSVFLVVKVIVSNLLSQNAFGYVLPITSFVVAWLETWFLDFKVLPQEADDERAYLAVVNAACERAPMIYPRAVSDGQFYSPPESLAGSEEDLDEEGLGRRAVTAQEKEFVRQGREAMSVVEQILAQEDNWKFEKNNDMGDSVYTLEIPFHGKTFILKALMQCSAELVYQEVILQPEKMVQWNRTVSGCQILQRVDDNTLVSYDVSAGAAGGVVSARDFVNVRRVERKRDCYLSAGMATDHDAKPPCGRYVRGENGPGGFVVLKSINNPSICTFIWVLNTDLKGRLPRYLIHQSLAATMFEFMTHLRQRICELRPSLRSHHHI, encoded by the exons ATGCCGGGTGGAGATTATGGGGAGCTCGGGGGGAACCTCCCCGCCATCGCCTCCTTGAACGCTTCCTACTCCACGTCCCTGTCTCTCCCGTCCCCGTACCTGCTGGTTCCTCCTGCAGAGCGAAAAGCTATCTCCGACGTCCGACGCAccttctgtctctttgtgaCGTTtgacctcctcttcatctctcttctgTGGATCATTGAGCTGAAT ATCTCCAGCTCAATCTGGGCCAGCTTAGAAAAAGAGGTTGTCCAATATAACTACCGGTCTTCCTTCTTCGACATCTTT CTTCTCGCTGTGTTTCGCTTCCTCTGTCTACAAGTGGGTTACGCTGCTTTTCGGTTAAAGCACTGGTGGGTTATTGCG ATTACCACTCTGGTGACCAGCGTCTTCCTTGTTGTGAAGGTCATCGTATCCAAT CTCCTTTCCCAGAATGCCTTTGGCTACGTGCTTCCAATCACTTCCTTCGTGGTGGCCTGGCTGGAGACCTGGTTCCTGGACTTTAAGGTTCTCCCTCAGGAGGCTGATGatgagagag CTTACCTCGCGGTGGTGAACGCAGCCTGCGAACGAGCCCCCATGATCTACCCGCGAGCTGTTTCAGACGGACAGTTCTACTCTCCTCCTGAGTCCCTGGCAG GCTCTGAGGAGGATCTGGATGAGGAGGGGCTTGGACGCAGAGCCGTCACTGCTCAG gaGAAGGAGTTTGTCCGACAGGGTCGTGAGGCTATGTCTGTGGTAGAACAGATCCTCGCTCAGGAGGACAACTGGAAGTTTGAGAAAaacaat GACATGGGGGACTCTGTCTACACTCTGGAGATTCCCTTCCATGGAAAGACTTTCATTCTCAAG GCCTTGATGCAGTGTTCAGCTGAGCTTGTGTATCAGGAAGTGATTCTGCAGCCAGAGAAGATGGTCCAGTGGAACAGAACTGTCTCTGGCTGCCAG ATCCTTCAAAGAGTAGACGACAACACTCTGGTGTCGTACGACGTCTCTGctggagcagctggaggagtcGTGTCTGCCCG GGATTTTGTTAATGTTCGGCGAGTGGAACGCAAACGGGACTGCTACCTGTCTGCTGGCATGGCAACCGACCATGACGCCAAACCTCCGTGTGGTCGCTATGTCAG GGGAGAGAACGGTCCAGGAGGATTTGTAGTACTCAAATCCATCAACAACCCGTCAATCTGCACCTTCATCTGGGTCCTCAACACGGACTTAAAG GGCCGACTTCCTCGCTACCTCATCCACCAGAGTCTGGCTGCCACCATGTTTGAATTCATGACTCATTTACGCCAACGGATCTGTGAGCTGCGGCCTTCCCTCCGCTCCCACCACCACATTTGA
- the tcap gene encoding telethonin, with product MIPICTVLEKRNGVVVGAKLSCSVKEENKAQRESYSADWHSVSLKTQPEERQTMNFNDKSRRETLSRQWQARVLKQTCPSGVFRVGTVERGVREHQLLPKRNTLPLPIFTPAELGIRLGRGAPHTEEDLQPFTVPDGVCPSKRTVDEITRDLPPVKPTLMEFAKEARALGRSMSQEAQRG from the exons ATGATTCCGATCTGTACTGTCCTGGAGAAGCGTAACGGCGTGGTGGTGGGAGCTAAGCTGAGCTGCAGTGTAAAGGAGGAGAACAAGGCTCAAAGGGAGAGCTACAGCGCTGACTGGCATAGTGTCAGTCTCAAGACTCAACCTGAAGAAAG GCAGACAATGAATTTTAATGACAAATCTCGGAGGGAGACTCTGTCCAGGCAGTGGCAGGCCCGGGTGTTGAAGCAGACCTGCCCCTCTGGTGTCTTCAGAGTGGGCACTGTGGAAAGAGGGGTGAGAGAGCACCAGCTGCTCCCAAAGAGGAACACCCTCCCTCTGCCCATCTTCACCCCTGCGGAGCTTGGTATCAGGCTTGGCCGTGGAGCcccacacacagaggaggacctGCAGCCCTTCACCGTCCCAGACGGAGTCTGTCCCAGCAAGAGGACCGTGGACGAGATCACCAGAGACCTGCCTCCTGTCAAGCCGACGCTCATGGAGTTTGCCAAAGAAGCCAGAGCCCTGGGTCGCTCCATGTCCCAAGAGGCCCAGAGAGGGTGA